In Sphingopyxis macrogoltabida, the sequence CATTTGCCGCCGGGGAAGGGCCTCGACGGCAGGTTCGCCAGCACATCGAAGCGCTCGGCGGTGCCCGCCATCGCCTCGGCGATCAATTCGCCCGCGAGCGTCGTCACCAGCGCGCCGTGACCCGAGAAGCCATGCGCGTAAAAGACATTCCCGCGCCGCCCGACATGCGGCAACCGGTTCATCGTCACCGCGACCGCGCCGCCCCAGCCATAGTCGATCTTCGCATCGGCGATCTGCGGGAACACCTCGACCATGAACGGCCGCACGAACGCCGCGATGTCGCGCGGCGGGGTCTGCGAATAGCGTTCGCCGCCGCCGAAGATCAGGCGCCGGTCGGCCGAGAGGCGGAAATAGTTGAGGACGAAGCGGCTGTCGGCGACCGCGGCATCGCTCGGCAGCAGCGCGTCGGCATTCGCGAGCGGCTCGGTCGCGATATTATAGTTCATGATCGGCACGGTGTAGCGGCCGAGGTCGGGCTCGACGTCGCCGATCCAGCTATCGGTCGCGTCGATGACATAGCGCGCGCCGACGTGCGCGCGGTCGGTCATCACGCCAAGCTCCCCGGCGGTGCCGGTGATGCGGTGAGCATTCTCCTTTTCCCGGATGCGAACGCCGGCGGCCTCGGCCGCCCGCGCCAGGCCGATCGCATAGTTCAGCGGATGGAAATGCCCGCCCTGCGGATCATAGGCGCCGCCGTGATAGAGCGGGCTGGCGATATGCTCGCCCATATCGACTTTCGCGACGATGTCGGTCCGATAGCCGAAGCGGGTCCCCAGATAGTCGGCCTCGCGCGCGATCGCGTCAAAATCCTTCGGCGTCCACGCCGCCTCGAGATGCCCGGTTTTCAGGTCGCAATCGATGGCATGCTTTTCGATCCGCGCCTTGACGCGGTTGTCGCGCCAGCACAGGTCGAACAGCGCGTCGGTGCGTTCGCGTCCGAAGTCCGCCTCCAGTTCCGATGCGGTCCAGCGCAACCCCGGGATCAATTGCCCGCCGTTGCGTCCCGACGCGCCGAAGCCGATATGCTCGCGTTCGATCAGAATGACAGAAAAACCGCGCTCGGCGCAGGCTAGCGCGGCGCTCAGCCCGGTGAACCCGCCGCCGATCACGGCAACATCGCAACGGCAATCGTCGCCCTCGACTGGCCGTGGCGGTCGCGCGTGCGCGGTCGCCGCATAATAGCTGTGGTTCAGCGGGTCGGTCATTCAGACCCGCATCAGCAGATGTTCACGCTCCCAGCTCGACACCACCGACTGGTAGTTGAACAGTTCATAGTCCTTCACGGCAAAGAAGATTTCGAAGAAATCGTCGCCCAGAAGATTGCGCACCTTCTTGCACGAGGCGAAGCGGTCGAGCGCTGCTTCCAGGGTCCGCGGCAGGGTGCGCGCGCGGTTGTACGCGCTGCCGGTGATCGGCTTCGGCGGCACCATCCGGTCGACCATCCCGATATAGCCGCAGACGAGCGACGCGGCGATCGCCAGATAGGGATTGCTGTCGGCACCGGGCAGGCGGTTCTCGACGCGGCGGTTGTTCTTGTCGGACACCGGGATACGGAACCCGCACGAGCGGTTGTCGACGCCCCACTGGACGTTGATCGGCGCCGCGCTGTCGGGCCGCATGCGCCGGAAACTGTTCACATTCGGCGCCCACATCGGCGAAATCTGCGGCATGAAGCGGATCAGGCCGGCGACATAGGAACGAAAGGCGGCGCTGTCGCGGCCGTTGGCGGTCGCGAACAGGTTGCGCCCCGTTTCGGCGTCGACGACCGACTGGTGGATATGCATCGCGCTGCCCGGCTGGCCCGCCATCGGGTTCGCCATAAAGGTCGCATAGACGTCGTGCTGTTTCGCGACGTTGCGCACGACGCGCTTGAACAGGAACACCTCGTCGGCGAGACGGAGGGGGTCGCCATGTTCGAAATTCACCTCGAGCTGCGCTGCGCCCATTTCGTGGATCATCGTATCGATATCGAGCCCCATCAGCTCGCAATCGTCATAGATATGATCGATGATATCCTCATATTCGTTCATCGCCTCGAGCCCGTAAGGCTGGCTCGCGGACTCGCTGCGGCCCGAGCGACCGGTGGGCGGAGTCAGCGGAAAGTCCGGGTCGGCATTCTGCGAGACAAGGTAGAATTCGACCTCGGGCGCGATGATCGGTTTCCAGCCCTTGTCGGCATAGAGCGCGAGCACTTTTTTGAGGATGGTCCGCGGCGCGATATCGACGTCGCTGCCGTCGCGGTTGTGGACGTCGGCGATCACGAACGCCGTGGGCGACGTGAAACCGGGGGCAACGCAGATCGTCGACGGGTCGGCGATCAATATCTTGTCGGGATCCTTGTCCCAGATATCGTCGATATCCTCGGGATAATGGCCGTCGATCGTGCAGATGAAGACGCTGCCCGGAATGCGCAGCGACTTGTCCTTCACCGATGACAGGAACTTCTTTGCCGGCAGCACCTTGCCGCGCTGGACCCCGTTGATGTCGGGGATGATACATTCGACTTCGTCGATCTTATGTTCGCTGATCCATTGTTCCAGATTGACTGACATGTGCCCCCGATTGGGCGCAGAGACACGCCCGCTTGTGCAGGTACAGCCTATCGTGAAGTTCGGCGCAGCGCCAGAGGGGGCCGCCATCCGGGCATCGAGGGCATGATTTGATGCCGGATTCTTTGCTTTGCGCGACCGGCGATATCATAGCGCCGTCGCCACCGCTGACCGTCGACAAGGCGCGGATCGACGCTGCTTTGATCGCGACGATCGACTGACCGGCGCGCGTCAGGCCAGGCTGGCAATCAGGCTGCGTCGGCCGCCGCCTGCGCCTTTGCGGCTGCGGCGGCGACTTGCCGCGCGCGCGTCACTTCGGTCAGGATCAGCTTGTCGGCCATGGTCCGCCAAGCCTGCGCCGCGCGCAAATTTCGGTCGCGCACTTGCGTCAGCGCGGTTTCCGCGGCTTCCGCTGCGCATTTCTCGGCCTGGGCCAGATAGAAATCGCTGGTGGCGGACATGGCGGCTCTCCTTGATGGGATCGGGGTAAGTGTCTGTCGTCAAATGGCGGTATTCAGTCGACCATTTCGGCGATCAGGCGGCGTAGCTCGTGCCGCGACAGGGTCGGCGATCGCCGAACCGCTTTGGATGCCCGGGGGCCCGTGAGGGCCGGTCGGCGAAGGGGAGAAGAAAACGCATTCAAATTGAAAATCATAATGTCCTGAAGTCTGGTTATATTGAATTATTTGCAAAATCAGCGCCGGGCGCCTTTGCGCGGGCCGCTTCCGGCCGGGCCGGCGCCACGATCGCGATAGACGATCCGGCCCTTGGTCAGATCGTAAGGCGTCATTTCGACGCGTACGGTGTCGCCCACGACCGACCGGATGCGGAAACGCCGCATCCGGCCAGCCGTGTAAGCGATGATACGATGGTCATTCTCCAGAAGGACGCCGAAGCGTCCGTCGGGGAGGATCTCATCGATCTGGCCGTCGAGGGTTAGTAGTTCCTCTTTGGCCAAGGATCAGGCCGACTGGAGATTGACAGCCGAGGTCTTGCCGCGGTTGTCGGTCTCCAGTTCATAGGAGACGCGCTGATCCTTGTTCAGCGTGCCCATCCCGGCGCGTTCGACGGCGGTGATGTGGACGAAGCTGTCGCCCGAACCATCCTCGTTGGCAATGAAGCCATAGCCTTTTTCGGTGTTGAAGAATTTTACGGTGCCGATCGGCATGGGGTCGTTCCTTTCACGGAATCGGAGTTACCGCCGGCTCATGCCGACGGCGCCAAGTAGCGTGAAGAAGGAAGTGTCCGCCGAAAGGCAAAAAAATCCGTCGCAGGCGACGATAGCGGTGGCAAGATGGGCCCTGATATCCGAAAAGTCAAGGATATGAACGGAAACGGGCTTTTTGACCGACCGAATTCAACTTTGCGCAGTCAACGGAAATGTCACCGAAACCCGCGTCCCCCGGCCGACTTCGCTATGAATGTCGAGCTGTCCTTGATGCCGTTCGCTGATATGCTTGACGATGGCGAGGCCGAGGCCGGTACCGCCGACCGAGCGGCTGCGCGCTTCGTCGACGCGGTAGAAGCGCTCGGTCAGGCGGGGCAGGTGATCGGGAGCGATGCCGTCGCCTTCGTCGCTGACCGACAAGCGGACGCGCCGTCCCTCGCGGACCAGTTCGACCGTCACCGGGGTCCCTGCGCGGCCATATTTCATCGCGTTGGAAATGATGTTGTGCGCGAGTTGCCCGAGCTGCGCCCCGTCGCCGAGCATCGGCTGACTGTCGTCCCCGGCATTGGCGACGATATCCCGGGCGCGCGCGTGTTCGCTGTCGCGAAGCTGCGCGATCGTCGTTTTGACGATCGCGGCGAGGTCGACCGGCGTCGTCGGCCGGCGAAAGCGGTCGGCCTCGACGCGCGAGATCGACAGGAGGTCGATGACGAGTTGCTGCATGCGGCCAGCCTCGCGCTGGATGATCGACAGGAAGCGGTCGCGGGTCGGGCGGTCGGCGTCGCCGTTCATGTCCTGCAGCGTTTCGACATAGCCGAGGATCGCGGCGAGCGGGGTGCGCAACTCGTGGCTCGCATTGGCGACGAAGTCTGAGCGCATGCGGTCGGCGGCGTCGATCGCCGTACGGTCGGCCAGAAAGATGATGCTTTCGTTCCCCGAGAGGGTGGCGATCCGCATCGTCCAGCGCTGGCCGGGGCGCGGGAAGTCGACGAGGTTGATCGTCTCGAGCGGCGCATCGCCATCGATCCGCGACAGCCATTCGGTGGCGGCGGGGTGACGGATCGCGGTGCGGATATCGGCGCCGACGATATGCCGGCCGAGCAGCCGGACCGCGGCGTCGTTGGCGATGGTGACGATATTGTCGGCGATGCCCAGCAAGGGCTCCTTTTCCTGATCGACCCACAGCGCGAAATCGGGATGGCGCAGCAGCGACGGCGGCGGCAGGTCGGCCGGTGGCGTCGCGGTGCCCTGGGGATCGGGGAGAGGCGCGGGCACGGCCCCGTGGACGATCGCCGCTCCGACGAGACCTGCGACGGTCAATATGGCGATTGCCAGCGCGTCGCCGCCCGCCAGCGCCGCGAAAATCGCCGCGACGGCGACCAGCGTCAACGCGATGATCAGGCTGGAAAGTCGATCGAGCATCGTCGCTCGCCTCGCACGAAGGCGCCGGACAATGCAAGGCCGTTCGCTGCCGTTAATCCTTCGCGGGCGAATGTCCCAAAGCGGGATGCGCTGCGCCCGCATGCGGTCTTTTGCTTTTCCTTAGCAGATCGATGGTTTAAGCGACGGCCATGGAAAACAGCGATATCCCGGCCGAAAACACGCCCGCAGGCGCCGATGAAGCCGTGCCCTCGCGGCGCAGGATGCTGGCGCTTGGCGCCGTGGGCGTCTCCGCCGCGCTGACGATCCGCCCGGCCTTTGCGCAGACAGCAGTTTCAGTGATGAACTGCCAGATCCCGGTTCCGCCGCCGACCGCCGCCGGCCAGTATATCGACACCAACGGCAAGCTCGTTCCGCCGGGCACCAAGGGCGCATTCCCGGGGGCAGTGCGGCCGTTCACGGGCGAGGAAGTGAAGCGGGCGTTTCAGGGGCAAAATTTGCCCGGTACGACTTACAACCAGTCGCAGGCCTATCTGAAATATATCCGGCGCTTGCAGGCGGGGCAGAGCGGCTTTACCTGTTACGCATCGATCCAGATGCCGCGCTGATCATTTCCTTTCGGGCGATGACGGCATCGCCAGACGAAGGGACATGTGTGAAACTAGCTTCGCTCAAAGCCGGTCGCGACGGGCGGCTTGTCGTCGTGTCCGATGATCTCGCCTGGTACACCGACGCCGGCCAGATCGCCGCGACGATGCAATATGCACTCGACAACTGGGCCTATGCGGCGCCCCGCCTCGCGGCGCTGGCCGAAGATCTCAACCATGACGCGATCCCGAAGGAGCGCTTTCACGAGCGCGACGCGGCATCGCCGCTCCCGCGCGCTTATCAATGGGCCGACGGCAGCGCCTATGTGAACCATGTCGCGCTGGTGCGGCAGGCGCGGGGCGCCGAAATGCCCGACAGCTTCTGGCACGACCCGTTGATGTACCAGGGCGGCAGCGATGCCTTCCTGGCGCCGCGCGATCCGATCCCGCTTGGCGATCCGGCGTGGGGCTGCGACATGGAGGCCGAAGTGGTGGTCGTCACCGGCGACGTTCCGGCAGGGGTCGATCCCGAAACCGCCCGCCAGCATATCCTGCTCGTCGGATTGACCAACGATGTGTCGCTACGCGGCTTGATTCCGGCGGAACTCGCCAAGGGGTTCGGCTTTTTCCAGTCGAAGCCGTCGAGCGCGATGTCGCCGGTGTTCGTGACCCCCGACGCGCTCGGCGAGCGCTGGAAGGACGGCAAGCTTCACGGGACGTTGTGCGTCGACCTGAACGGCGAGCCGCTCGGCCGTGCCGATGCGGGGGTCGATATGACGTTCGATTTCGGCGCGCTGATCGCGCATGCCGCGAAGACGCGCGATCTGGGCGCCGGCACGATCATCGGGTCGGGGACGGTGTCGAACCGCGGTGCCGACGGCGGTCCCGGCAAGTCGATTGCCGATGGCGGGCTTGGTTACAGTTGTCTCGCCGAAGTGCGGACGGTCGAGACGATTATGCAGGGCGAACCACGGACGCCGTTCATGCAAAAGGGTGACAGGGTCCGCATCTGGATGGACGACGACCGTCACCACAGCATCTTCGGCGCCATCGAGCAGCAGGTCGGCTGAACGAAAAAGGGGCGGGATCGCTCCCGCCCCTTCGGTTGGTTTTGGGTCGATCAGCCCGCGCCGCCGCCGAATTTCCCGCCCGACATCGCGTCGCTCAGCGAGCAGGCCGCCGGGCCGAGAATGACGACGAACAGCGTCGGCAGGATGAACAGGATCAGCGGAACGGTCATGATGGCCGGCAGACGCGCGGCCTTTTCTTCGGCGCGCATCATGCGTTCGTTGCGGAATTCCGCCGAAAGCACGCGGAGCGCGCTGGCCAGCGGTGTGCCGTATTTCTCGGTCTGGATCATCGTCGTGACGACGCCCTTCACCGACTCCAGATTGACGCGGTAGGCAAGATTCTCGAACGCCTGTCGACGCTCGGTCAGAAAGCCGAGTTCGATCGAGGTGAGCGCGAATTCCTCACCCAGTTCGGGATAGGCGCGGCCCAGTTCCTTCGAAACCCGCGAAAAGGCAGAGTCGACGGTCAAGCCCGCTTCGGCGCAGATGACCAGCAGATCGAGCGCGTCGGGAAGGCCCTTGCGGATCGCGTCGGTGCGTTTGGCGCGCTTGTTGTCGACGAACAGGTCGGGTGCCTTGTAGCCGAGCAGCAGTGCCCCCATGACGCCGGCCGCACTCTTGAACGGCGTCAGGTCGGGCCACATTTCGATGCCGTAGATCAGGAAAGCGGCAAGGCCGCCGAACACGATCGGCAGGACGAGGCGTCCGAAAATGACGGTGACAGCAAGATCCTTGGACCGGATACCGGCTTGCGCCAGCTTCTGCTGCACTTCCTTGATCTGTTCGTCCTGCAGCACCTGCAGCCTGCCGAGGAAGGTGCGCATCTTGTCCGCGGTCTGATTCTTGCGAACCAGCCGTGCGCGGCGCTTCGTCGTCGATGCGGTGACCCCGGCCTTGAGCTGTTCGCGGCGGTCGTTGAGCGCCTTGACGCGTTTCGCCATCGGATCGCGGACCGTCATCGCCCCGTAAATTGCGACGATCACGGCGAACACGCCGACCGCGGCGAGCAGCGTCGAGGCCCAGATGACGTCGACGCCGAGCAGGGTCGGGCCGCGCTGGGCGCCGGTGAAGGCGGTGAGGAGAAGGCTGCTGTTCATCTGTCGTGCCTTCTCAGATTTCGAAGCTGATCATTTTGGCCATGATGAACACCCCGATACTCATCCACACGAGCCCCCCGAGACCGGCGATCATCAGACGCGGGTCGACAAAGAAGCCCTGGAGATATTCGGGATTCATCAGCCACACGATGCCGAAAACGAAGAAGGGCAGCGAACCGACGATATAGGCGGACGCTTTCGCTTCCGACGACATGGCGCGAATTTTCAGTTTCATCTGCGCGCGCTTGCGCAGCACGTCGGACAGGTTGGCCAGCGTTTCGGCGAGGTTACCGCCCGTTTCGCGCTGGATGGAGATCGTGATGCAGAAGAACTGGAATTCGGGCGTACCGAGCAGGTTTGCCGATTCCTGCAGCGCGGCTTCCATCGTGTTGCCGATACGGATGCGCTCGATCACCCCCTTGAACTCCTCGCCGACCGGACCCGGAAGTTCCTGGCTGACGACCTGGAAGGTTTCCGTAACCGGAAGACCCGATTTCAGGCCGCGGACGAGCAGGTCGATCGCATCGGGAAAACGCGCGTTAAACTGTTTCAGGCGCTTGTTGATCAGCCGGCCGACGATCATATAGGGAAGACCCAGTCCCGCCAGCAGCCCGATCATCGCGGCCAGCAGCGGCGGCGAACGAAACACAAGCAGCATGCCGGTCACGATCACGAACGCAGCCATCGAACCGAGCATATACTGGCTGACGGTCCAGCCCTTGCCGGTGCGGCGCAGCCGCAATTCCATCTGCTCGCGGCGCGGCATCAGGCTGGAGATGTTCGCATTTCCTTGCCCGCCGGCCGCCTGAATGGTCTTGCGCATCTGCGCTGCGACCACCGCCTCGGTCGAGTTGGCGTGCCGGTCCTTGACCATCGACAGGCGCCGCGACTTCGCTTTGCCGACCGACGGGCCGCCGAGCAGGATGACCAGCACGGCAAAGGCCAGGAAGGCGGCGGCGATGATGAGGATGACTGACAGGTTCATGGTCTGACTTTGTCCGCTTCGGTCAACGGGGCAACGCCGGCCAGCGAGCGCCGGCCGGCATCGTCCTTACTTCGCGCTCTTCTTGGCCATCATGCCGCCGATGCCGCCCAGCTTGCCGAGCAGCGAGCCGCCCGCCTTCGCCTTTTTGGCGACGGGAGCTTCCTCGGCTTCCTCATCGGCCGCATCGAGCGCCAGCCGCATCAAGTTCGTCCAGACCTGGCCCGCCTTGGTGCCCTTGCAAATCTCGGCATAGGATTTGCCGAGCTTCGCCGACTGGCTCACCAGTTTCGGATCGAAGGGGATCACGATGTCGATCGGACGTTCGATGGACGATTCGAATTCCTTGCGCGACAGTTCGCCGATCGCGGTCTGGAACTTGTTCGCGACGAGCAGCACGCGCGCGCCCGGAACATTCTGCTTGAACCACGAGAGCAGACGGATCGTATCGCGCGCCGAGGCGAGCGTCACGTCGCTGACCAACAGGATCGTGCCGACTTCCGACACGAGATGCGGGAAGGGGATCAGCACCTGCCGCGGAATGTCGACGATCGTCATCTCGAAGGCGTTGCGCAGTTCTTCTTCGAGCTGGAAGAAGGCCGAGCCGTCGGTCAGCACCGGCTGGTGGATCGGGGCTTCGGCCGAGAGCAGACTGAGCTTGTCCGACGCGCGCACCATTGCGCGTTCGATGAACAGTCCGTCGATGCGGCTGGGGTTGTCGATCGCGTCGATGAGGCCGCGGCCCGGTTCGAGATCGAGCGTCAATGCGCCGGTCCCGAAATGGACGTCGAGGTCGAGCAGCGCCGTCTGGCGATCGGCCTGTGTGCTCATCGCCCAGGCGAGTGAGGTCGCGACGAGCGATGCGCCGGCGCCGCCGCGAACGCCGACCACCGCCATCATGTGATGCGATTTGGCATCGAGCATGTCGGCGTGTTTCGGTGCGCTGAGCATCGCCTGCGCGTTGGTCAGCGATTCGCGAATCTGGTCGAGCGACAGCGGTTTCAGGAGATAATCCTGGATGCCGCTGGACAGGAGGTCGCGGTACAGGCGGACATCGTTGACCTGACCGGCTGCGATCACGACGGTACCGGGCTCGCACACTTCGGCCAGCGCGTTGATATCGTTGATCGGGTCGCCCGATTCCGACATGTCGACGAACAGGATGTTCGGGCTTGCCGACACCGAAAGCGACTGGACGGCGTTGCGAAGCCCGCCCTTGTTGCACTTTTCGACCGGCCAGCCCATGTCGCCGGCGGCGACACGGATCAACTCCAGCGTGTCGTCGTCGCAGACGAAGGCGTTGAAGGGGTCACGCAGACCCGCGGCTTTGAATGGAGCGTTCACTGGCTGCCTCCCCCGCTGCCGTTGCTCGTCGACTGGCCGCGCAATTCGCCGGCGCCGGTCTGCGGCTTTTCACGATAGGTCTTGATCGCGCGCGTTGCTGCGGCGGGGTCATTCCGTTCCTCGCTGGTGCCCTTGATCAGGTCGTTCGGATCGGCGACCATCGAAGCGAGATTGCTGTTCGTGGCGCAGCCGTAGTTCGACGAGGTCGCGTTCTTGATGTTGACCGAATATTTGCTTCCCCAGTCGGGGCAACCTGCGACACTGGCCGAAGCGCGGGTGATCACCACACGCAGATAGCCGGGCGGCACAGCGCCGGTCGTGACGGGAACGTCGTTGCTCATCAGCAGGCCGCGCCGTTCGACCATCGAACGGATCACTGCCTGTGCGCCCGACGAACCATAGGCCGAGGGGTCCTCGATCGCGATCCGGTCGCCGTAGCGTGCGCCCATCGTATCGAGCCAGCCCTGCAGGCGGCCCTGTTCGCTGGGCGGCAGTTCGCCGTTCGAAGCGGCGACGTCGAATTGATAGATGGCGTTGCGAACGACCGGCTGATGCACCGATTCGAGGCTGGTGTTGCTGCCCGCGCTGCCGGCGCAGCCGGCAAGCGAGGTGGCCAGCGCCAGGACCGTCCAAGTTGCGATTTTTTTCATCACTTTGCTCCTGAAAACCAGCGCGTCACTTGATGCTGAAGCCGGGCGACACTTCGTCGCTGCCGCGCAGGCGGTCGGCGTCACCCACCGAGGTGTCGAGGCGCGGTTTCGGCCGGTCGCCACCGGTCACACCGTTGCTTTCCTGTCCGAGCAGCAGCCGTCCGAGATCGTTCGGCGCCTGGAAGGCATCGGTCGGCAGCTTGATCTCGTTCGCCGACACCGGATTGACCAGATAGGGCGTCACGACGATCACCAGCTCGGTTTCGCCGCGGCGGAAGCTGTCCGATTTGAACAGCATGCCGAGGACGGGCACGTCGCCGAGGCCGGGCAGCTTGTCGATCGCGCCGATCGAGCGGTTGTTCATCAGGCCGGCGATCATGAAGCTTTCGCCCGACCCGAGTTCGACCGTCGTTTCCGCACGGCGGATCGTCAGCGCTGGGATCTGAAAACCTTCCATCTCGATCGCGCCTTCGGTCGACAGTTCCGACACTTCGGGACGGACGCGCAGGCTGATGCGGCCGTTCGACAGCACCGTCGGCGTGTAAGCGAGGCTGACACCATATTTCCGGTATTCGATCGTCGTCCCGGCGAAGTTGCCGGGGATCGGGATCGGGAATTCGCCGCCCGCGAGGAAGTCGGCGGTTTCGCCCGAAATCGCGGTGAGGTTCGGCTGCGCCAGAGTCGCGACCATGCCCGAACGTTCGCCAAGATCGAGCGACGCGATCAGATCCATCCCGAACAGGCGGCCGGCACCGGCAAGGCTCCGCGTCCCGCTCGGCGTGTTAATGATATAGCGCTTGACCCCGGGAGGCACCGCCGGATCGCCTTCGCCCGGATACAGGATCTGGCCGGGCGTGCGTCCGTTGAACACACCGCCCAGAAA encodes:
- a CDS encoding NAD(P)/FAD-dependent oxidoreductase; this encodes MTDPLNHSYYAATAHARPPRPVEGDDCRCDVAVIGGGFTGLSAALACAERGFSVILIEREHIGFGASGRNGGQLIPGLRWTASELEADFGRERTDALFDLCWRDNRVKARIEKHAIDCDLKTGHLEAAWTPKDFDAIAREADYLGTRFGYRTDIVAKVDMGEHIASPLYHGGAYDPQGGHFHPLNYAIGLARAAEAAGVRIREKENAHRITGTAGELGVMTDRAHVGARYVIDATDSWIGDVEPDLGRYTVPIMNYNIATEPLANADALLPSDAAVADSRFVLNYFRLSADRRLIFGGGERYSQTPPRDIAAFVRPFMVEVFPQIADAKIDYGWGGAVAVTMNRLPHVGRRGNVFYAHGFSGHGALVTTLAGELIAEAMAGTAERFDVLANLPSRPFPGGKWLRRPLATLGLLYYAMKDKLG
- a CDS encoding glutamine synthetase family protein, yielding MSVNLEQWISEHKIDEVECIIPDINGVQRGKVLPAKKFLSSVKDKSLRIPGSVFICTIDGHYPEDIDDIWDKDPDKILIADPSTICVAPGFTSPTAFVIADVHNRDGSDVDIAPRTILKKVLALYADKGWKPIIAPEVEFYLVSQNADPDFPLTPPTGRSGRSESASQPYGLEAMNEYEDIIDHIYDDCELMGLDIDTMIHEMGAAQLEVNFEHGDPLRLADEVFLFKRVVRNVAKQHDVYATFMANPMAGQPGSAMHIHQSVVDAETGRNLFATANGRDSAAFRSYVAGLIRFMPQISPMWAPNVNSFRRMRPDSAAPINVQWGVDNRSCGFRIPVSDKNNRRVENRLPGADSNPYLAIAASLVCGYIGMVDRMVPPKPITGSAYNRARTLPRTLEAALDRFASCKKVRNLLGDDFFEIFFAVKDYELFNYQSVVSSWEREHLLMRV
- the infA gene encoding translation initiation factor IF-1; protein product: MAKEELLTLDGQIDEILPDGRFGVLLENDHRIIAYTAGRMRRFRIRSVVGDTVRVEMTPYDLTKGRIVYRDRGAGPAGSGPRKGARR
- a CDS encoding cold-shock protein encodes the protein MPIGTVKFFNTEKGYGFIANEDGSGDSFVHITAVERAGMGTLNKDQRVSYELETDNRGKTSAVNLQSA
- a CDS encoding sensor histidine kinase → MLDRLSSLIIALTLVAVAAIFAALAGGDALAIAILTVAGLVGAAIVHGAVPAPLPDPQGTATPPADLPPPSLLRHPDFALWVDQEKEPLLGIADNIVTIANDAAVRLLGRHIVGADIRTAIRHPAATEWLSRIDGDAPLETINLVDFPRPGQRWTMRIATLSGNESIIFLADRTAIDAADRMRSDFVANASHELRTPLAAILGYVETLQDMNGDADRPTRDRFLSIIQREAGRMQQLVIDLLSISRVEADRFRRPTTPVDLAAIVKTTIAQLRDSEHARARDIVANAGDDSQPMLGDGAQLGQLAHNIISNAMKYGRAGTPVTVELVREGRRVRLSVSDEGDGIAPDHLPRLTERFYRVDEARSRSVGGTGLGLAIVKHISERHQGQLDIHSEVGRGTRVSVTFPLTAQS
- a CDS encoding fumarylacetoacetate hydrolase family protein; the protein is MKLASLKAGRDGRLVVVSDDLAWYTDAGQIAATMQYALDNWAYAAPRLAALAEDLNHDAIPKERFHERDAASPLPRAYQWADGSAYVNHVALVRQARGAEMPDSFWHDPLMYQGGSDAFLAPRDPIPLGDPAWGCDMEAEVVVVTGDVPAGVDPETARQHILLVGLTNDVSLRGLIPAELAKGFGFFQSKPSSAMSPVFVTPDALGERWKDGKLHGTLCVDLNGEPLGRADAGVDMTFDFGALIAHAAKTRDLGAGTIIGSGTVSNRGADGGPGKSIADGGLGYSCLAEVRTVETIMQGEPRTPFMQKGDRVRIWMDDDRHHSIFGAIEQQVG
- a CDS encoding type II secretion system F family protein, which translates into the protein MNSSLLLTAFTGAQRGPTLLGVDVIWASTLLAAVGVFAVIVAIYGAMTVRDPMAKRVKALNDRREQLKAGVTASTTKRRARLVRKNQTADKMRTFLGRLQVLQDEQIKEVQQKLAQAGIRSKDLAVTVIFGRLVLPIVFGGLAAFLIYGIEMWPDLTPFKSAAGVMGALLLGYKAPDLFVDNKRAKRTDAIRKGLPDALDLLVICAEAGLTVDSAFSRVSKELGRAYPELGEEFALTSIELGFLTERRQAFENLAYRVNLESVKGVVTTMIQTEKYGTPLASALRVLSAEFRNERMMRAEEKAARLPAIMTVPLILFILPTLFVVILGPAACSLSDAMSGGKFGGGAG
- a CDS encoding type II secretion system F family protein — encoded protein: MNLSVILIIAAAFLAFAVLVILLGGPSVGKAKSRRLSMVKDRHANSTEAVVAAQMRKTIQAAGGQGNANISSLMPRREQMELRLRRTGKGWTVSQYMLGSMAAFVIVTGMLLVFRSPPLLAAMIGLLAGLGLPYMIVGRLINKRLKQFNARFPDAIDLLVRGLKSGLPVTETFQVVSQELPGPVGEEFKGVIERIRIGNTMEAALQESANLLGTPEFQFFCITISIQRETGGNLAETLANLSDVLRKRAQMKLKIRAMSSEAKASAYIVGSLPFFVFGIVWLMNPEYLQGFFVDPRLMIAGLGGLVWMSIGVFIMAKMISFEI
- a CDS encoding pilus assembly protein CpaE; amino-acid sequence: MNAPFKAAGLRDPFNAFVCDDDTLELIRVAAGDMGWPVEKCNKGGLRNAVQSLSVSASPNILFVDMSESGDPINDINALAEVCEPGTVVIAAGQVNDVRLYRDLLSSGIQDYLLKPLSLDQIRESLTNAQAMLSAPKHADMLDAKSHHMMAVVGVRGGAGASLVATSLAWAMSTQADRQTALLDLDVHFGTGALTLDLEPGRGLIDAIDNPSRIDGLFIERAMVRASDKLSLLSAEAPIHQPVLTDGSAFFQLEEELRNAFEMTIVDIPRQVLIPFPHLVSEVGTILLVSDVTLASARDTIRLLSWFKQNVPGARVLLVANKFQTAIGELSRKEFESSIERPIDIVIPFDPKLVSQSAKLGKSYAEICKGTKAGQVWTNLMRLALDAADEEAEEAPVAKKAKAGGSLLGKLGGIGGMMAKKSAK
- a CDS encoding CpaD family pilus assembly protein, yielding MKKIATWTVLALATSLAGCAGSAGSNTSLESVHQPVVRNAIYQFDVAASNGELPPSEQGRLQGWLDTMGARYGDRIAIEDPSAYGSSGAQAVIRSMVERRGLLMSNDVPVTTGAVPPGYLRVVITRASASVAGCPDWGSKYSVNIKNATSSNYGCATNSNLASMVADPNDLIKGTSEERNDPAAATRAIKTYREKPQTGAGELRGQSTSNGSGGGSQ
- a CDS encoding type II and III secretion system protein family protein, yielding MNSKANFLGTALARTLAIGLVAATLISAPAQQASAQAVQNASSSIDLSVGRGRLISLPAAMTDVFVADDKVADVQVRSSRQLYVFGKAPGETSVYATDASGRVVYSTVARVGNNIETIDQMLSLAMPEASISANTMNGLVLLTGTVQSPDDAAEAERLVQAFVGEQTKVVSRLRTATPLQVNLQVRIAEVNRSLVKEISGNLLTRDMTGGFLGGVFNGRTPGQILYPGEGDPAVPPGVKRYIINTPSGTRSLAGAGRLFGMDLIASLDLGERSGMVATLAQPNLTAISGETADFLAGGEFPIPIPGNFAGTTIEYRKYGVSLAYTPTVLSNGRISLRVRPEVSELSTEGAIEMEGFQIPALTIRRAETTVELGSGESFMIAGLMNNRSIGAIDKLPGLGDVPVLGMLFKSDSFRRGETELVIVVTPYLVNPVSANEIKLPTDAFQAPNDLGRLLLGQESNGVTGGDRPKPRLDTSVGDADRLRGSDEVSPGFSIK